One stretch of Methylocystis hirsuta DNA includes these proteins:
- a CDS encoding IS630 family transposase translates to MKRYAVRLSGEERAHLEAMLRKGKHGAKTLVKAHILLKADVSEAGEGLSDGEIIEQLETSASMVYRVRKQLVEEGFAAVLTRKPHTRPSVPRIFDGEKEARLIALSCSTPPKGYARWTLRLLEKKVVELEIVETASDSTIGRVLKNILKPHRKQQWVIPPQADASFVAAMEDVLDVYQRPHDPARPVVCLDETSKQLLKETRAPIAMRKGQPRRVDYEYERNGTASIFMIFAPLEGRRDAIVTERHTAIDYAHALKHVADEMFPRAEKIVLVQDNLNTHKPASLYQAFAPQEARRLTERFEWHYTPKHGSWLDMAESELSVLSSQCLDRRIGDLATLRDEVAAWVAARNKHQAKADWQFTADDARVKLKSLYPIFPFKIVESAH, encoded by the coding sequence GTGAAGCGGTATGCGGTGCGCTTGAGCGGCGAGGAGCGGGCGCATCTGGAAGCCATGCTGCGCAAGGGCAAGCATGGGGCGAAGACGCTGGTAAAGGCTCATATTTTGCTGAAGGCGGACGTTTCCGAGGCGGGCGAAGGCTTGAGCGACGGCGAGATCATCGAACAATTGGAGACGAGCGCGTCGATGGTCTATCGGGTGCGCAAGCAGCTCGTAGAGGAAGGCTTCGCCGCGGTCTTGACGCGCAAGCCGCACACGCGTCCCTCCGTGCCGCGGATTTTTGACGGCGAGAAGGAAGCCAGGCTGATAGCCTTGTCCTGCTCGACGCCGCCGAAAGGCTATGCGCGCTGGACGTTGCGGCTGCTGGAAAAGAAAGTCGTCGAGCTCGAAATCGTCGAGACGGCGAGCGACAGCACGATCGGTCGTGTCTTAAAAAACATTCTCAAACCCCATCGCAAGCAGCAGTGGGTGATTCCCCCGCAGGCCGACGCCAGCTTCGTCGCGGCGATGGAGGACGTGCTCGACGTTTATCAGCGTCCGCATGATCCCGCGCGGCCGGTGGTCTGTCTCGACGAAACCTCGAAGCAGCTGTTGAAGGAGACACGCGCGCCCATTGCAATGCGGAAAGGCCAGCCGCGGCGTGTCGATTATGAATATGAGCGCAACGGAACCGCCAGCATCTTCATGATCTTCGCGCCGCTCGAGGGACGGCGGGATGCCATCGTAACCGAGCGTCACACGGCGATCGATTACGCCCATGCGCTCAAGCATGTGGCGGACGAGATGTTTCCACGCGCCGAAAAGATCGTACTCGTCCAGGACAATCTGAACACGCACAAGCCTGCGTCGCTTTACCAGGCATTTGCGCCGCAGGAAGCGCGCCGCCTGACCGAGCGCTTCGAATGGCATTACACGCCGAAGCACGGAAGCTGGCTCGACATGGCAGAGAGCGAGCTCAGCGTTCTCTCCTCGCAATGTCTCGACCGGCGTATCGGCGATTTGGCCACCCTGCGCGACGAGGTCGCGGCCTGGGTCGCCGCCCGCAACAAGCATCAAGCCAAGGCCGACTGGCAGTTCACAGCCGACGACGCCCGCGTCAAACTCAAATCCCTCTACCCAATCTTCCCGTTCAAAATCGTTGAATCGGCCCACTAG